A single window of Desulfomicrobium macestii DNA harbors:
- a CDS encoding phosphate ABC transporter ATP-binding protein: MEKMTPLFTLRDVGVALNGKRILSALNLEIMKNRATFVMGRSGAGKTTLLRVFNRLNDCFPGCTTTGEVQLHRDHGVVRPYSGDIPLPELRRLVGMVFQHPNVLPMSIGNNIVMPLATVHGVKRADAMDAARQALKEAQLWDEVRDRLDADARTLSGGQQQRLCLARTLAMKPSVLLLDEPTSSLDHKAAKGIEELLETLKGRYTLVVVSHSLDFALRLADDIIVLREGRTHRHLLPRELKGESAAILTELEAMY; this comes from the coding sequence ATGGAAAAAATGACGCCCCTCTTCACCTTGCGCGACGTAGGCGTGGCCCTGAATGGCAAGCGGATCCTGTCCGCCCTTAATCTTGAGATCATGAAAAACCGGGCCACCTTTGTCATGGGCCGCTCCGGGGCGGGCAAGACGACCCTCTTGCGGGTCTTCAACCGCCTGAACGACTGTTTCCCCGGCTGCACCACCACCGGAGAGGTGCAGCTCCACCGCGACCACGGAGTCGTGCGCCCCTACTCGGGCGACATTCCCTTGCCCGAACTGCGTCGGCTGGTCGGCATGGTCTTCCAGCACCCCAACGTCCTGCCCATGAGCATCGGGAACAATATCGTCATGCCGCTGGCCACCGTACACGGAGTCAAGCGCGCGGACGCCATGGACGCGGCCAGGCAAGCGCTCAAGGAGGCGCAGCTCTGGGACGAAGTGCGCGACCGTCTGGACGCCGATGCCCGCACCCTCTCCGGCGGACAGCAGCAACGGCTGTGCCTGGCCCGCACCCTGGCCATGAAACCCAGCGTCCTGCTTCTGGACGAGCCGACTTCATCCCTGGACCACAAGGCCGCCAAGGGCATCGAGGAATTGCTTGAAACCTTGAAGGGTCGATACACGCTGGTAGTGGTCTCGCACAGCCTGGATTTCGCGCTGCGACTTGCCGACGACATCATCGTGCTGCGCGAAGGCCGGACTCACCGCCATCTCCTGCCCCGGGAACTCAAGGGGGAAAGCGCTGCGATTCTGACGGAACTCGAAGCCATGTACTGA
- a CDS encoding peroxiredoxin translates to MEESKVGMPLLGDPFPELRVQTTHGPMKLPEDLKGKWFVFFSHPADFTPVCTTEFVAFQKRFEEFEALDCKLVGMSVDQVFSHIKWVQWIKSELNVEIKFPIVAANDAVAMKLGMLHPGKGSNTVRAVFIVDPEGKVRLIMYYPQEIGRNMDEIVRVVKALQISDKQGAIAAGWPHNELIGDRVIIPPATNEKDAAKRLKENECYDWWFCHKPLEK, encoded by the coding sequence ATGGAAGAATCAAAAGTAGGCATGCCGTTGCTGGGCGATCCGTTTCCTGAATTGAGGGTTCAAACAACGCATGGCCCAATGAAGTTGCCGGAGGACCTGAAAGGCAAATGGTTTGTGTTTTTCAGTCATCCCGCCGATTTCACGCCTGTTTGCACGACCGAGTTTGTTGCCTTTCAGAAGAGATTCGAAGAATTTGAAGCTCTTGACTGCAAGCTTGTCGGGATGTCGGTCGATCAGGTCTTTTCCCACATCAAATGGGTCCAGTGGATTAAATCCGAATTGAACGTGGAGATAAAATTTCCAATTGTAGCGGCCAATGACGCCGTGGCCATGAAACTCGGCATGCTGCACCCCGGCAAGGGTAGCAATACTGTACGTGCCGTATTTATTGTTGACCCGGAAGGAAAGGTGCGTTTGATTATGTACTATCCGCAAGAAATAGGGCGGAACATGGATGAGATTGTCCGCGTCGTGAAGGCTTTGCAAATATCAGACAAGCAGGGCGCGATAGCAGCAGGATGGCCACATAATGAACTTATTGGCGATCGCGTTATCATACCTCCTGCAACAAATGAAAAAGACGCAGCTAAACGACTCAAGGAAAATGAATGCTATGACTGGTGGTTTTGCCACAAGCCATTGGAAAAATAG